One Arthrobacter sp. StoSoilB19 DNA window includes the following coding sequences:
- the pta gene encoding phosphate acetyltransferase — protein sequence MAKGIYVSATTPGSGKSLVALGLADTLHRHADRIGFFKPVVHGPSAAEDPMVALMKSRFALDEDRCRGGLTYGEVRTLLAEGNRAEIDARCVEIFADIARLCDVVIVEGTDLVGQDSAVEFDLNARLANNLATPVVAVVGAKGRTVPETAAAVEVARKELAAEKCSLLAIMVNRANADDLDAIAAALKPGASGRPVYILPELEEIARPTTGEVAMALGVRQIAGTPDMERDVRDIKVAAMNVGNFLNVLDEGALVIVPGDRADVMVACLASSFSPEFPVASALILTGGLAPDANIYPLLAQAPFPVFATGDDTYQTARRVSEVRSEIWSGHRRKVASALGLWSRRVDEAELVERLHLPRPERMTPLRFLHDLIERARSQRRHVVLPEGTDVRILRAAEILHRRDVCDLTLLGPESAVRELAAANGIDLTGINVIDPATSELRVRFAEKYAELRAHKGVDLPKALEIMQDVSYFGTMMVQLGVVDGMVSGAAHTTAHTIRPALEFVKTRPGVKIVSSVFLMLMPDRVLVYGDCAVNPDPNVEQLADIALASAETAAQFGVEPRVAMLSYSTGGSGSGEAVDEVRQATELVRRRRPDLAVEGPIQYDAAVDASIAASKMPGSSVAGQATVFIFPDLNTGNNTYKAVQQSSGAVAVGPVLQGLRKPVNDLSRGCTVEDIVNTVAITAIQAQSAAKAQVQEQAQVSAEAPAS from the coding sequence ATGGCCAAAGGCATCTACGTCAGCGCAACCACCCCCGGCTCGGGCAAGTCCCTGGTAGCCCTGGGGCTGGCGGACACCCTGCACCGGCACGCGGACCGGATCGGCTTCTTCAAGCCCGTGGTTCACGGCCCCTCGGCAGCCGAGGACCCCATGGTGGCGCTGATGAAGTCCCGGTTCGCCCTGGACGAGGACCGGTGCCGCGGCGGCCTGACCTACGGGGAGGTCCGCACGCTGCTCGCGGAGGGAAACCGAGCCGAGATCGATGCCAGGTGCGTGGAGATCTTCGCCGACATCGCCCGCCTCTGCGACGTGGTGATCGTCGAAGGCACAGACCTGGTGGGCCAGGACTCCGCCGTCGAATTCGACCTCAATGCCCGGCTTGCCAACAACCTGGCCACGCCCGTGGTGGCTGTTGTGGGCGCCAAGGGGCGGACCGTTCCGGAGACCGCTGCCGCCGTCGAAGTGGCGCGCAAGGAACTTGCCGCGGAAAAGTGCTCGCTCCTGGCCATCATGGTCAACCGGGCAAACGCCGATGACCTGGATGCCATTGCGGCGGCCCTGAAGCCCGGTGCCTCCGGCCGGCCCGTGTACATCCTGCCGGAACTGGAGGAGATCGCCCGGCCCACTACCGGGGAGGTGGCCATGGCGCTGGGCGTGCGGCAGATCGCCGGCACGCCGGACATGGAACGCGACGTCAGGGACATCAAGGTGGCCGCCATGAATGTGGGCAACTTCCTGAACGTGCTGGATGAAGGCGCCCTGGTGATCGTGCCGGGGGACCGGGCGGACGTGATGGTGGCCTGCCTGGCATCCTCCTTCTCACCCGAGTTCCCGGTGGCGTCGGCGCTCATCCTCACCGGCGGCCTGGCCCCGGATGCCAACATCTACCCGCTCCTGGCGCAGGCACCGTTCCCGGTGTTCGCCACCGGAGATGACACCTACCAGACCGCCCGCCGGGTCTCCGAGGTCCGCAGCGAGATCTGGTCCGGGCACCGGCGCAAGGTGGCCTCCGCCCTGGGGCTCTGGTCCCGGCGGGTGGATGAAGCCGAGCTGGTGGAGCGCCTGCACCTGCCCAGGCCCGAGCGGATGACCCCGCTGCGGTTCCTGCACGACCTCATCGAGCGGGCCCGGTCGCAGCGCCGCCACGTTGTCCTGCCGGAGGGAACCGATGTCAGGATCCTGCGCGCAGCCGAAATCCTGCACCGCCGCGATGTCTGCGACCTGACGCTGCTGGGCCCCGAATCCGCCGTCCGGGAACTGGCCGCCGCGAACGGCATCGACCTCACCGGGATCAACGTCATTGACCCTGCCACCTCCGAACTTCGGGTCAGGTTCGCAGAGAAGTACGCCGAACTGCGGGCGCACAAGGGCGTGGACCTGCCCAAGGCGCTGGAGATCATGCAGGACGTGAGCTACTTCGGCACCATGATGGTCCAGCTGGGCGTGGTGGACGGGATGGTCTCCGGCGCGGCGCACACCACGGCGCACACCATCCGGCCGGCCCTGGAGTTCGTGAAGACCCGGCCGGGCGTGAAGATCGTGTCCTCGGTGTTCCTGATGCTCATGCCGGACCGCGTGCTGGTCTACGGCGACTGCGCGGTGAACCCGGACCCCAACGTGGAGCAGCTGGCGGACATTGCCCTGGCCTCGGCCGAGACCGCCGCCCAGTTCGGCGTGGAGCCGCGGGTTGCCATGCTCTCCTACTCCACCGGAGGCTCAGGATCGGGTGAGGCGGTGGACGAGGTGCGGCAGGCCACCGAGCTGGTCCGCCGGCGCCGCCCGGACCTCGCCGTGGAGGGCCCCATCCAGTACGACGCCGCCGTGGATGCCTCCATTGCCGCGTCCAAGATGCCCGGCTCCTCGGTGGCGGGGCAGGCCACGGTGTTCATCTTCCCGGACCTGAACACCGGCAACAACACGTACAAGGCGGTGCAGCAGAGCTCGGGTGCCGTTGCCGTGGGCCCCGTCCTGCAGGGGCTGCGGAAGCCGGTCAACGACCTGTCCCGCGGCTGCACGGTGGAGGACATCGTGAACACCGTGGCCATCACCGCCATCCAGGCGCAAAGTGCTGCGAAAGCCCAGGTGCAGGAACAGGCGCAGGTCTCTGCAGAGGCACCGGCCTCCTAG
- a CDS encoding hotdog fold thioesterase, giving the protein MAEATLSGATHPILENDYASEWMGIQVLALSDGHATIRMTLRQEMLNGFGMAHGGMIFAFGDTAFALACNPIHPAPGEEGTITVASGVDINFLKPAFRGQVLTAVADRRSSAGRSGLYDIQIFAADAAAPASETQPSSPGELIAEFRGRSRTIPKK; this is encoded by the coding sequence ATGGCTGAAGCAACACTTTCCGGGGCCACCCACCCCATCCTGGAAAACGACTACGCCTCCGAATGGATGGGAATCCAGGTCCTCGCCCTCAGCGACGGCCATGCGACCATCCGGATGACCCTCCGGCAGGAAATGCTCAACGGTTTCGGGATGGCCCACGGCGGAATGATCTTCGCGTTCGGGGACACCGCCTTCGCCCTCGCGTGCAACCCCATCCACCCTGCACCCGGCGAGGAAGGCACCATCACCGTGGCCTCCGGCGTCGACATCAACTTCCTCAAGCCCGCCTTCCGCGGCCAGGTGTTGACCGCCGTCGCAGACCGCCGCTCCAGTGCCGGGCGAAGCGGACTGTACGACATCCAGATCTTCGCGGCCGACGCCGCCGCGCCGGCTTCCGAAACCCAACCCAGTTCCCCGGGCGAGCTCATCGCCGAGTTCCGCGGACGCAGCCGCACCATTCCCAAGAAGTAG
- the paaK gene encoding phenylacetate--CoA ligase PaaK — MTLHAPETPAAAGIDPGLDREETISRDELEALQLSRLQHTVAYAYERVPLYKRKFDDAGIHPNDLRELSDLGNFPFTTKDDLREEYPFGMFAVPQHEVARVHASSGTTGRPTVVGYTKQDLADWAKLVARSFRASGIRPGMKVHNAYGYGLFTGGLGAHAGAEALGCTVIPISGGQTERQIQLIQDFKPDAILATPTYLLTIADAMAHMGIDPASTSLKYAVLGAEPWTEEMRHELEVTMNLKACDIYGLSEVMGPGVAGEAVETQDGSHIWEDHFRPEIIDAFNPVAGKENVLRDGEHGELVFTSLTKEALPIIRYRTKDLTRLLPGTARPAHRRMGRITGRSDDMIILRGVNLFPSQIEEIALRIPELSPHFQLELTRPEGQRMDQLTVRIERRDAVSIEQGTTAARTLKEQIKIHVGSSCTVDVVEPGSLERSNGKLRRIYDLRPKG, encoded by the coding sequence ATGACCCTGCATGCCCCCGAAACCCCCGCCGCTGCCGGCATCGACCCCGGCCTGGACCGCGAGGAAACCATCTCCCGCGATGAGCTCGAGGCCCTCCAGCTCAGCCGCCTGCAGCACACGGTGGCCTACGCCTACGAGCGCGTGCCGCTGTACAAGCGCAAGTTCGACGACGCCGGCATCCACCCCAACGACCTGCGTGAACTGAGCGACCTGGGCAACTTCCCGTTCACCACCAAGGACGACCTGCGCGAGGAATACCCGTTCGGCATGTTCGCGGTACCGCAGCACGAAGTGGCCCGCGTCCACGCGAGCTCGGGCACCACGGGCCGCCCCACCGTGGTGGGCTACACCAAGCAGGACCTGGCAGACTGGGCGAAGCTCGTGGCCCGCAGCTTCCGCGCCTCCGGCATCCGCCCGGGCATGAAGGTCCACAACGCCTACGGCTACGGCCTGTTCACCGGCGGCCTGGGCGCCCACGCCGGGGCCGAAGCCCTGGGCTGCACCGTCATCCCCATCTCCGGCGGCCAGACCGAACGCCAGATCCAGCTGATCCAGGACTTCAAGCCGGACGCCATCCTGGCCACGCCCACGTACCTGCTCACCATCGCCGACGCCATGGCCCACATGGGCATCGATCCCGCCTCCACATCGCTGAAGTATGCGGTGCTGGGCGCCGAGCCGTGGACCGAGGAGATGCGGCATGAACTTGAGGTCACCATGAACCTCAAGGCATGCGACATCTACGGGCTGTCCGAGGTCATGGGCCCGGGCGTGGCCGGCGAGGCGGTGGAGACCCAGGACGGCAGCCACATCTGGGAGGACCACTTCCGCCCCGAAATCATCGACGCCTTCAACCCGGTGGCGGGCAAGGAGAACGTCCTGCGCGACGGCGAACACGGGGAGCTGGTGTTCACGTCCCTCACCAAGGAAGCGCTGCCCATCATCCGCTACCGGACCAAGGACCTCACCCGCCTGCTGCCCGGCACGGCCCGCCCCGCGCACCGCCGGATGGGCCGCATCACCGGCCGCAGCGACGACATGATCATCCTGCGCGGCGTGAACCTCTTCCCGTCCCAGATCGAGGAAATCGCCCTGCGGATCCCTGAGCTCAGCCCGCACTTCCAGCTCGAACTCACCCGCCCCGAAGGCCAGCGGATGGACCAGCTGACCGTGCGCATCGAGCGCCGCGACGCGGTGAGCATTGAACAGGGCACGACGGCGGCACGCACCTTGAAGGAGCAGATCAAGATCCACGTGGGTTCTTCGTGCACAGTGGACGTGGTGGAGCCGGGGTCGCTGGAGCGGTCCAACGGCAAGCTGCGCCGGATCTACGACCTGCGCCCGAAGGGCTAG
- a CDS encoding TetR/AcrR family transcriptional regulator: MSSTDAPAKRGRPGYDQQSVLLIAVDVFNRHGYDATSMGILAENLGISKSAIYHHVPSKGDLLKLALDHALGGLEAILEQPQATSGAADARLEFVLRQTVAVLVDRLPFVTLLLRLRGNTDIERDALERRRTFDHKVAALISAARDEGSLRQDIDPRTVSRLLFGMINSIVEWYKPGGSLSPQRLADDVLTMAFDGLHADA; the protein is encoded by the coding sequence ATGTCTTCCACAGATGCTCCTGCAAAGCGCGGCCGGCCCGGGTATGACCAGCAGTCGGTGCTGCTGATTGCCGTCGACGTGTTCAACCGCCACGGGTACGATGCCACCTCCATGGGCATCCTGGCCGAGAACCTGGGCATCTCCAAGTCTGCGATCTACCACCACGTACCGTCCAAGGGCGACCTCCTCAAGCTTGCCCTGGACCACGCCCTGGGCGGCCTCGAGGCCATCCTGGAGCAGCCCCAGGCTACCTCCGGGGCAGCCGACGCACGGCTGGAGTTTGTGCTGCGGCAGACCGTGGCGGTGCTGGTGGACCGCCTGCCCTTCGTCACGCTGCTCCTGCGCCTCCGCGGGAATACGGACATCGAACGGGATGCGCTGGAACGCCGGCGCACCTTCGACCACAAGGTGGCGGCCCTGATCTCCGCCGCGCGCGACGAAGGCTCGCTCCGCCAGGACATCGACCCGCGGACCGTCTCACGGCTCCTGTTCGGCATGATCAACTCCATCGTCGAGTGGTACAAGCCCGGCGGCTCCCTGTCCCCGCAGCGGCTGGCTGACGACGTCCTCACCATGGCGTTCGACGGCCTGCATGCTGACGCATAG
- a CDS encoding trypsin-like peptidase domain-containing protein, translating to MGQATDPRRSRRPRTVLAGGALAAALALSACTGTPSPPAPSGTSPSQASPSASANSTPAPSTSGSAGTEGGNSGTAAGNLPQLVENLSPSVVTIFTEGGLGSGVVYSADGLILTNEHVIRGATKVEVGFADGQRVEGTVKASDAVTDLALVQAKRTGLPKPTYQSNLPKVGEGALVLGSPLGFENTATAGIISGLHRSIPGSASNSLSLVDLIQTDAPISPGNSGGAVINMRGEVIGISEAYIPPSAGAVSLGFAIPAATAVDVAEELLANGTAKHAYLGLTPGELTAQIADQLGIQEGAGVVVLAADGDGPAGRAGIRPGDVLQSMEGVELTTPEKLLAELRKRNPGDTVGFKVKRGDQSLDIKVDLSDRPPSTTTR from the coding sequence ATGGGCCAGGCCACAGATCCACGGCGTTCGCGGCGCCCCCGGACAGTGCTTGCCGGCGGCGCCCTGGCGGCCGCCTTGGCACTCAGCGCCTGCACCGGTACGCCAAGCCCCCCGGCCCCCAGCGGCACCTCCCCAAGCCAGGCGTCGCCGTCGGCCTCCGCCAACTCCACGCCCGCTCCCTCCACCTCCGGTTCGGCCGGGACGGAAGGCGGCAACTCCGGGACAGCGGCCGGAAACCTGCCGCAACTCGTGGAAAACCTGTCGCCATCGGTTGTCACCATCTTCACGGAGGGCGGCCTGGGCAGCGGGGTGGTGTACTCGGCCGACGGCCTGATCCTGACCAACGAGCACGTGATCCGCGGCGCCACCAAGGTTGAGGTGGGGTTCGCGGACGGTCAGCGGGTGGAAGGAACGGTGAAGGCCAGCGACGCGGTGACGGACCTTGCGCTGGTGCAGGCCAAACGCACCGGCCTGCCGAAGCCCACCTATCAAAGCAACCTGCCCAAGGTGGGCGAAGGCGCCCTGGTCCTGGGCTCACCCCTCGGCTTTGAAAACACGGCCACCGCCGGCATCATCTCCGGACTCCACCGCTCCATCCCCGGATCCGCGTCCAACAGCCTCTCCCTGGTGGACCTCATCCAGACGGACGCGCCCATCAGCCCCGGCAACTCCGGCGGCGCCGTGATCAACATGCGCGGCGAGGTGATCGGGATCAGCGAGGCCTACATCCCGCCGTCAGCCGGCGCGGTGTCACTGGGCTTCGCGATTCCCGCCGCCACCGCCGTGGACGTCGCCGAAGAACTGCTGGCCAACGGCACCGCAAAACACGCTTACCTGGGGCTGACGCCAGGCGAGCTGACGGCGCAGATTGCGGACCAGCTGGGAATCCAGGAAGGGGCCGGCGTCGTGGTGCTCGCTGCCGACGGTGACGGTCCTGCCGGGCGCGCGGGGATCCGGCCGGGCGACGTCCTGCAGTCCATGGAGGGCGTGGAGCTGACCACCCCGGAGAAGCTCCTGGCGGAACTGCGCAAGCGCAACCCAGGGGACACCGTAGGCTTCAAGGTCAAGCGCGGCGATCAAAGTTTGGATATCAAGGTGGACCTGAGCGACCGGCCTCCCAGCACAACCACCCGATAG
- a CDS encoding VOC family protein has translation MNLRLSTATTILPVDDAARARSFYTEKLGLPHRGKADDGSELLGTDGGPLLQLMPVADGKHSDHTALSFEVPDIEATVRDMEAKGVVFQDYDLPTLRTENHICTTDSEKCAWFMDTEHNILCVHQNLGSALEYQV, from the coding sequence ATGAACCTTAGACTGAGCACAGCCACAACCATCCTGCCCGTCGATGATGCAGCCCGCGCCCGCAGTTTCTACACAGAAAAGCTCGGGCTCCCGCACCGCGGCAAGGCGGACGACGGAAGCGAATTACTCGGCACCGACGGCGGCCCCCTGCTGCAGCTGATGCCGGTCGCGGACGGCAAGCACTCCGATCACACTGCGCTGAGCTTTGAGGTCCCGGACATCGAGGCAACTGTCAGGGACATGGAAGCCAAGGGTGTGGTGTTCCAGGACTATGATCTGCCTACGCTGCGGACGGAGAACCACATCTGCACCACGGACTCGGAGAAGTGCGCCTGGTTCATGGACACGGAGCACAACATCCTGTGCGTCCACCAGAACCTCGGCAGCGCCCTCGAGTACCAGGTCTAG
- the paaZ gene encoding phenylacetic acid degradation bifunctional protein PaaZ: MTTTATAPQATVDTVETVPSFIMDAWWTPDAGSSASAVPVRDASTGEILAKVSTEGLDLAAVVDYGRTTGQAELGKLTFHQRALKLKELAQYLHARREHFYTFSAQTGATKVDSMIDIDGGIGVLFTFGSKGRRELPNSQVVVDGPMEVLSKDGSFAGEHIYTRIPGVAVQINAFNFPVWGMLEKFAPAFIAGVPTIVKPATPTGYVAAAVVKAIVESNILPKGSLQLVSGSVRGLLDVLDYRDLVAFTGSASTALSLKSHPNVVQGGVRFTSETDSLNAAILGPDAVEGTPEFDAFVKSVVTEMTAKAGQKCTAIRRAIVPQELVPAVSAAIGKRIAERVVLGDPRADGVTMGALASVEQLNDVRAAVQSMLDAGGELAYGTLDSPSVTSADGTTGVVEGGAFMAPVLLNWQDPEAEEVHSLEAFGPVSSVIGYKDIADAVRLAARGSGSLVASVCTNDPDVARELVTGIAAHHGRVLMLNREDARSSTGHGSPVPHLVHGGPGRAGGGEELGGIRSVMHHMQRTAIQGSPNMLTAVTGVWHTGADRNFTVETEGTHPFRKSLETLRIGDAVRSDLRQVTLEDITAFANSTGDTFYAHTNREAAEANPFFPGIVAHGYLLLAWGAGLFVEPAPGPVLANYGLENCRFTTPVAAGDSIRVTLTAKKITPRETDEYGEVAWDAVLTNQNDEIVATYDVLTLVEK, translated from the coding sequence ATGACCACCACCGCCACAGCTCCCCAGGCCACGGTCGACACCGTGGAGACAGTGCCCAGCTTCATCATGGATGCATGGTGGACGCCCGACGCCGGGTCGTCGGCTTCGGCAGTCCCCGTCCGTGATGCGAGCACCGGGGAGATCCTGGCGAAGGTGAGCACGGAGGGCCTGGACCTGGCCGCCGTCGTGGACTACGGCCGCACCACCGGCCAGGCCGAACTGGGCAAGCTGACCTTCCACCAGCGGGCGCTCAAGCTCAAGGAGCTGGCGCAGTACCTGCACGCCCGGCGCGAACACTTCTACACCTTCTCGGCCCAGACCGGTGCCACCAAGGTGGACTCCATGATCGACATCGACGGCGGCATCGGCGTCCTCTTCACGTTCGGGTCCAAGGGCCGGCGCGAGCTCCCCAATTCCCAGGTGGTGGTGGACGGGCCCATGGAGGTGCTGTCCAAGGACGGGTCCTTCGCGGGCGAGCACATCTACACCCGGATCCCCGGCGTCGCCGTGCAGATCAATGCGTTCAACTTCCCGGTCTGGGGCATGCTCGAGAAGTTCGCGCCCGCCTTCATCGCCGGCGTGCCCACCATCGTCAAGCCCGCCACGCCTACCGGCTACGTGGCCGCGGCCGTGGTCAAGGCCATCGTCGAGTCGAACATCCTGCCCAAGGGCTCGCTGCAGCTGGTCTCCGGTTCGGTCCGCGGGCTGCTGGACGTCCTGGACTACCGCGACCTGGTGGCCTTCACCGGCTCCGCGTCCACCGCACTGTCGCTGAAGTCCCACCCCAACGTGGTCCAGGGCGGCGTCCGCTTCACCTCGGAAACCGACTCCCTCAATGCCGCCATCCTTGGCCCCGACGCGGTGGAGGGCACACCGGAATTCGACGCCTTCGTCAAGTCCGTGGTCACCGAGATGACGGCCAAGGCCGGGCAGAAGTGCACGGCCATCCGGCGCGCCATCGTGCCGCAGGAACTCGTTCCGGCCGTCTCCGCCGCCATCGGCAAGCGCATCGCCGAGCGCGTCGTCCTCGGTGACCCCCGCGCTGACGGCGTCACCATGGGCGCCCTCGCCTCCGTGGAGCAGCTGAACGATGTGCGCGCGGCCGTGCAGTCCATGCTCGACGCCGGCGGTGAGCTTGCGTACGGAACGCTGGATTCGCCGTCGGTCACCTCAGCCGACGGAACCACCGGCGTGGTGGAGGGCGGGGCATTCATGGCGCCCGTCCTGTTGAACTGGCAGGACCCGGAAGCGGAGGAAGTCCACTCTCTGGAGGCCTTCGGTCCCGTTTCGTCCGTGATCGGGTACAAGGACATTGCCGACGCCGTCCGCCTGGCCGCCCGCGGCAGCGGCTCGCTTGTTGCCTCGGTGTGCACCAATGATCCTGACGTGGCTCGGGAACTGGTCACGGGAATCGCAGCGCACCACGGACGTGTCCTGATGCTCAACCGCGAGGACGCCCGCAGCTCCACCGGGCACGGTTCGCCCGTGCCGCACCTGGTGCACGGCGGTCCCGGCCGCGCCGGTGGCGGCGAGGAACTGGGCGGCATCCGTTCGGTGATGCACCACATGCAGCGCACCGCCATCCAGGGTTCGCCCAACATGCTCACCGCCGTCACCGGTGTGTGGCACACGGGCGCGGACCGCAACTTCACGGTGGAAACCGAGGGGACGCACCCGTTCCGGAAGTCCCTGGAGACGCTGCGGATCGGTGATGCCGTCCGCTCGGACCTGCGGCAGGTCACCCTCGAGGACATCACTGCTTTCGCCAACTCCACGGGCGACACGTTCTACGCCCACACCAACCGGGAAGCCGCCGAAGCCAACCCGTTCTTCCCGGGCATCGTGGCCCACGGCTACCTGCTCCTCGCCTGGGGCGCCGGACTGTTCGTCGAGCCCGCCCCGGGCCCGGTCCTGGCCAACTACGGGCTGGAAAACTGCCGCTTCACCACCCCCGTGGCCGCAGGTGATTCGATCCGGGTGACCCTGACCGCCAAGAAGATCACTCCCCGTGAAACGGACGAATACGGCGAGGTGGCCTGGGACGCTGTGCTCACCAACCAGAACGACGAGATCGTGGCCACTTACGACGTCCTCACCCTCGTGGAGAAGTAG
- a CDS encoding hotdog fold thioesterase, with amino-acid sequence MSAPTPMDAAGNQPDAHELWKITLGELDEKMGVKILEESVERVVATMPVEGNRQSFGLLHGGASLAVGEAVGSWAAVIHASTMGKTAVGVDVSATHHRSAREGQITITATPIHLGGTLATHEVLITNEAGQRLCTLRITNLLMKRKS; translated from the coding sequence ATGAGCGCCCCAACCCCCATGGATGCTGCCGGGAACCAGCCCGATGCGCACGAGCTGTGGAAGATCACGCTCGGCGAGCTGGACGAGAAGATGGGCGTGAAGATCCTGGAGGAGTCCGTTGAACGCGTGGTGGCCACCATGCCGGTGGAGGGCAACAGGCAATCCTTCGGACTGCTGCACGGCGGCGCCTCCCTTGCGGTGGGCGAGGCTGTGGGATCCTGGGCTGCCGTCATCCACGCCAGCACCATGGGCAAGACGGCGGTGGGCGTGGACGTTTCCGCCACCCACCATCGCTCCGCACGCGAAGGCCAGATCACCATCACTGCCACCCCCATCCACCTGGGCGGCACCCTGGCCACGCACGAGGTGCTGATCACCAACGAGGCGGGCCAGCGGCTGTGCACCCTGCGCATCACCAACCTGCTGATGAAAAGAAAAAGCTGA
- a CDS encoding DUF4397 domain-containing protein translates to MRKMTYAAGALSLAASLAFAAPAQAGGRHHHDDPALLSVLHGVPGLTVDVWVNGELTLDDFTPGTLAGPLELAAGDYRIAVTASDATSAENPVIGPVDVELDEGRNYTAVAHLSADGAPTASLFTNDTKAPRNDKKGKLTVRHVAAAPAVDVLAGGSAVIEDLRNPDEATLKLKAGTISAAVAAAGTTDPVIGPADINVEAGKNTIVYAWGSLADNTLKLAVQVVGGKEKCDEHD, encoded by the coding sequence ATGCGCAAAATGACCTACGCCGCTGGAGCGCTTTCCCTTGCCGCTTCGCTGGCTTTCGCCGCCCCCGCCCAGGCAGGCGGCCGGCACCACCATGACGATCCCGCCCTGCTGTCCGTCCTGCACGGGGTTCCCGGCCTGACCGTCGACGTGTGGGTGAACGGCGAGCTCACCCTCGATGACTTCACACCAGGGACCCTGGCCGGCCCGCTGGAATTGGCTGCCGGTGACTACCGGATCGCCGTCACGGCATCGGATGCCACCAGTGCGGAGAACCCGGTGATCGGGCCGGTCGACGTGGAACTCGACGAGGGCCGCAACTACACTGCCGTGGCGCACCTCAGCGCTGATGGGGCACCCACCGCATCGCTGTTCACGAACGACACCAAGGCGCCCCGCAACGACAAGAAGGGCAAGCTGACGGTCCGGCACGTGGCCGCAGCCCCCGCCGTGGATGTGCTGGCCGGCGGATCGGCAGTGATCGAGGACCTCCGCAACCCGGACGAGGCCACCCTGAAGCTGAAGGCCGGGACCATTTCAGCAGCGGTAGCCGCGGCCGGAACCACCGATCCCGTGATCGGCCCAGCGGACATCAACGTCGAAGCCGGGAAGAACACCATCGTCTACGCGTGGGGAAGTCTGGCCGACAACACCTTGAAACTGGCCGTCCAGGTGGTTGGCGGCAAGGAGAAGTGCGACGAGCACGACTAA